The proteins below are encoded in one region of Ereboglobus luteus:
- a CDS encoding TonB-dependent receptor family protein codes for MAGAGFAQQRADDIVTLPGVSVDAARLPVAQALRETRQVPGGAGVVDAAALRGGRLNSPADLFSLQPGVLVMTAFGGIDHPRLSIRGASIQRGGDPSAGRGILFLQDGFPVNFSDGSYDFVEFLDPAGIDHATILRGGNALTLGATALGGAVDLVSPAGRDASGGLVRSEAGGHGYARGQLSLSGGAKGRDFHFDATGFALDGWREYSRQEASRARLNFGIDLGRGWSNRVFLSAMHSRVEVTGVQTLAQIDAGDTAALPIAIMAQIGRDSSQYRFGDRVTGPLAGGTLSAGAGVAYVDFTFAQGGNVTRSRNTDASLDAKWTRRGEVFGGLANTLTLGARAQIGRRDQQVFLNGSGVAPNLGGVRGLMHSDNRLTAENGTLWIDNHLGLGRGFTLVATAAVTRANRINEDRFTAIRAARPDSSGSVGTAAFLPRLALVYERKDVQFFANITRGFEPLTWDALLTTRGGTGSGEALINGSDPRRAVATSHSPQRAITVEAGMRARTRRVAWELTAYRSWMSKELLLLATDASGAATRFGNADRTIHQGVEAAAGVDLLQTAAHSLIARASYTWSDFYFDGDPVWRDNALPVIPPHFAQFALRYHHARGWYGGATLTWQPRGGWADYANTLRAPGYATLDLRAGYAPSKGLGFFLDLRNVLDRRHVTGINAGAGNLGGMDAARFFPGEPRTLYGGAEFRW; via the coding sequence ATGGCGGGCGCCGGTTTTGCGCAGCAGCGGGCGGATGATATTGTCACATTGCCCGGGGTTTCGGTTGACGCGGCGCGGCTGCCGGTGGCGCAGGCGTTGCGGGAAACGAGACAGGTTCCCGGCGGCGCGGGCGTGGTGGACGCGGCGGCGTTGCGCGGCGGGCGGCTCAATAGCCCCGCCGACCTTTTCTCGCTTCAACCGGGCGTGCTCGTGATGACGGCGTTTGGCGGGATCGATCATCCGCGCCTGAGCATTCGCGGCGCGAGCATCCAGCGTGGCGGCGATCCGAGCGCGGGGCGCGGCATTTTGTTTTTGCAGGACGGGTTTCCGGTGAACTTCAGCGACGGTAGCTACGATTTTGTCGAGTTTCTCGATCCGGCGGGCATTGATCACGCCACGATTTTGCGCGGTGGAAACGCGCTCACGCTCGGCGCGACCGCGCTCGGCGGCGCCGTCGATCTGGTGTCGCCCGCGGGACGCGATGCGTCGGGCGGCTTGGTGCGCAGCGAGGCCGGCGGGCATGGTTATGCGCGCGGGCAGCTCTCGCTTTCTGGCGGCGCAAAGGGGAGGGATTTTCATTTCGACGCCACGGGGTTCGCGCTCGACGGCTGGCGCGAATACAGCAGGCAGGAGGCGTCGCGCGCGCGGCTCAATTTCGGCATCGACCTCGGGCGCGGCTGGAGCAATCGCGTTTTTCTTTCCGCGATGCACAGTCGCGTGGAGGTGACCGGTGTGCAGACGCTCGCGCAGATCGACGCGGGCGACACCGCGGCGCTGCCCATCGCCATCATGGCGCAGATCGGGCGCGATTCGTCGCAATACCGTTTCGGCGACCGCGTCACCGGGCCGCTCGCCGGCGGCACGCTTTCGGCGGGCGCGGGCGTCGCGTATGTGGATTTCACTTTTGCGCAGGGCGGCAATGTCACGCGTTCGCGCAACACCGACGCCAGCCTCGACGCGAAGTGGACGCGGCGCGGCGAGGTTTTCGGCGGGCTCGCAAACACGCTCACACTCGGCGCGCGCGCGCAAATCGGCCGCCGCGACCAGCAGGTGTTTCTCAACGGCAGCGGTGTCGCCCCGAACCTCGGCGGCGTGCGCGGCCTCATGCATTCCGACAACCGACTGACCGCGGAAAACGGCACGCTCTGGATCGACAACCACCTCGGGCTCGGACGCGGTTTCACGCTCGTCGCCACGGCGGCGGTCACACGCGCCAACCGCATCAACGAGGACCGCTTCACGGCGATTCGCGCCGCGCGGCCCGACAGCTCCGGCAGCGTTGGCACGGCGGCGTTTTTGCCGCGCCTCGCGCTGGTTTACGAGCGCAAGGATGTGCAGTTTTTCGCCAACATCACGCGCGGATTCGAGCCGCTCACATGGGACGCGTTGCTGACGACCCGTGGCGGCACGGGCTCGGGCGAGGCGCTCATCAACGGCTCCGATCCTCGCCGCGCCGTCGCCACATCCCACTCGCCGCAACGCGCGATCACGGTCGAGGCGGGCATGCGCGCGCGCACGCGCCGCGTCGCGTGGGAGCTCACGGCGTATCGCTCGTGGATGAGCAAGGAACTGCTCCTGCTCGCGACCGACGCATCCGGCGCGGCGACCCGTTTTGGCAATGCCGACCGCACCATCCACCAGGGCGTGGAGGCCGCCGCGGGCGTTGACCTGTTGCAAACTGCGGCGCATTCGCTCATCGCGCGCGCCAGCTACACATGGAGCGATTTTTATTTCGACGGCGATCCGGTCTGGCGCGACAACGCCCTGCCCGTGATTCCGCCGCACTTCGCGCAATTCGCGCTGCGCTACCATCACGCGCGCGGCTGGTATGGCGGCGCGACGCTCACCTGGCAGCCGCGCGGGGGCTGGGCCGATTACGCGAACACATTGCGCGCCCCCGGTTACGCGACCCTCGACTTGCGCGCGGGCTACGCGCCGTCCAAGGGTCTCGGATTTTTCCTCGATCTGCGCAATGTGCTCGACCGCCGTCACGTCACCGGCATCAACGCCGGCGCGGGCAATCTCGGCGGCATGGACGCCGCGCGCTTTTTCCCCGGCGAACCGCGCACCCTCTACGGCGGGGCGGAATTCCGCTGGTAA
- a CDS encoding DUF3185 family protein → MKYIIAIVLIAIGGWLIYTGYQKQESLSGSWNSVSSKVASSVDGKTRVTNYTWYYIGGGALVVVGLGSFALGRKKG, encoded by the coding sequence ATGAAATACATCATCGCAATCGTTCTCATCGCAATCGGCGGCTGGCTTATTTACACCGGCTATCAAAAACAGGAATCGCTCAGCGGCTCGTGGAATTCCGTGAGCAGCAAAGTCGCAAGCAGCGTGGACGGCAAAACGCGCGTCACCAATTACACCTGGTATTACATCGGCGGCGGCGCACTGGTCGTCGTGGGACTGGGCTCGTTCGCGCTTGGGCGGAAGAAGGGGTGA
- a CDS encoding ArsR/SmtB family transcription factor: MKKKSNKKLSEPQLQRASMLFATLSEPSRLRLLQALQEGSLSVGELVEATGLSQANVSKHLTVLHGARLVKKSRAGVFVNYELADSVVDQLCGLVCAKMERDLAEEARALNG, from the coding sequence GTGAAAAAAAAGTCAAATAAGAAACTCTCCGAGCCCCAGCTCCAGAGGGCGTCGATGTTGTTTGCGACCCTGTCCGAGCCGTCCCGGCTGCGGCTCCTGCAGGCGTTGCAGGAGGGATCCCTGTCGGTGGGCGAGCTCGTCGAGGCGACGGGCCTGAGCCAGGCGAACGTGTCGAAGCACCTGACGGTGTTGCACGGGGCGCGCCTGGTCAAAAAATCGCGCGCCGGGGTATTTGTGAATTACGAGCTGGCAGATTCAGTGGTGGACCAGCTATGCGGCCTCGTCTGCGCCAAAATGGAGCGCGACCTTGCCGAGGAAGCCCGCGCGCTCAACGGATGA